One genomic region from Xenopus laevis strain J_2021 chromosome 2L, Xenopus_laevis_v10.1, whole genome shotgun sequence encodes:
- the ccdc28b.L gene encoding coiled-coil domain containing 28B L homeolog isoform X2 — MYQSTDGMEDKRKKRSPKVCVTQTLPPAPLRKVPAPPCKSATFSLGLPHPPSPKQRGKMKRAIKERTRPSASCEAGSPGPSLQHSFLTDVSHVCEMEGGLLSLLNDFHSGKLQAFGQVCSFEQLERVREMQEQLARLHFSLDVCAEDLREETHAEQNLEQLLSNLEELSNSIQKLHLAENQETTSTPSDEVTESLQ, encoded by the exons AT gTACCAGAGCACAGACGGGATGGAGGATAAGAGGAAAAAGAGAAGCCCCAAGGTGTGCGTGACCCAGACGCTTCCACCTGCCCCCCTGCGTAAAGTTCCTGCACCCCCCTGTAAAAGTGCCACCTTCAGCCTTGGGCTCCCACATCCCCCTTCACCTAAACAGAGGGGCAAAATGAAGAG GGCCATTAAGGAACGTACTAGACCATCTGCATCATGTGAGGCAGGAAGCCCAGGGCCCAGTCTGCAGCATTCCTTTCTTACAGACGTATCCCATGTGTGTGAGATGGAGGGAGGTCTACTCAGTCTTCTTAATGATTTCCATTCTGGGAAACTTCAGGCATTTG GCCAGGTTTGCTCCTTTGAGCAGCTGGAACGGGTACGTGAGATGCAGGAGCAGCTGGCTCGGCTCCACTTCAGTTTGGATGTTTGCGCAGAGGATTTGAGGGAGGAGACCCACGCAGAACAAAACTTAGAGCAGTTGCTGAGCAAT cTGGAAGAACTGAGTAACTCTAT ACAAAAATTGCACCTGGCAGAAAACCAGGAGACAACCTCCACCCCCAGTGATGAAGTGACAGAAAGCCTGCAGTAA
- the ccdc28b.L gene encoding coiled-coil domain containing 28B L homeolog isoform X1: METSKNGYQSTDGMEDKRKKRSPKVCVTQTLPPAPLRKVPAPPCKSATFSLGLPHPPSPKQRGKMKRAIKERTRPSASCEAGSPGPSLQHSFLTDVSHVCEMEGGLLSLLNDFHSGKLQAFGQVCSFEQLERVREMQEQLARLHFSLDVCAEDLREETHAEQNLEQLLSNLEELSNSIQKLHLAENQETTSTPSDEVTESLQ, translated from the exons ATGGAAACTTCTAAAAATGG gTACCAGAGCACAGACGGGATGGAGGATAAGAGGAAAAAGAGAAGCCCCAAGGTGTGCGTGACCCAGACGCTTCCACCTGCCCCCCTGCGTAAAGTTCCTGCACCCCCCTGTAAAAGTGCCACCTTCAGCCTTGGGCTCCCACATCCCCCTTCACCTAAACAGAGGGGCAAAATGAAGAG GGCCATTAAGGAACGTACTAGACCATCTGCATCATGTGAGGCAGGAAGCCCAGGGCCCAGTCTGCAGCATTCCTTTCTTACAGACGTATCCCATGTGTGTGAGATGGAGGGAGGTCTACTCAGTCTTCTTAATGATTTCCATTCTGGGAAACTTCAGGCATTTG GCCAGGTTTGCTCCTTTGAGCAGCTGGAACGGGTACGTGAGATGCAGGAGCAGCTGGCTCGGCTCCACTTCAGTTTGGATGTTTGCGCAGAGGATTTGAGGGAGGAGACCCACGCAGAACAAAACTTAGAGCAGTTGCTGAGCAAT cTGGAAGAACTGAGTAACTCTAT ACAAAAATTGCACCTGGCAGAAAACCAGGAGACAACCTCCACCCCCAGTGATGAAGTGACAGAAAGCCTGCAGTAA
- the ccdc28b.L gene encoding coiled-coil domain containing 28B L homeolog, translating to MEDKRKKRSPKVCVTQTLPPAPLRKVPAPPCKSATFSLGLPHPPSPKQRGKMKRAIKERTRPSASCEAGSPGPSLQHSFLTDVSHVCEMEGGLLSLLNDFHSGKLQAFGQVCSFEQLERVREMQEQLARLHFSLDVCAEDLREETHAEQNLEQLLSNLEELSNSIQKLHLAENQETTSTPSDEVTESLQ from the exons ATGGAGGATAAGAGGAAAAAGAGAAGCCCCAAGGTGTGCGTGACCCAGACGCTTCCACCTGCCCCCCTGCGTAAAGTTCCTGCACCCCCCTGTAAAAGTGCCACCTTCAGCCTTGGGCTCCCACATCCCCCTTCACCTAAACAGAGGGGCAAAATGAAGAG GGCCATTAAGGAACGTACTAGACCATCTGCATCATGTGAGGCAGGAAGCCCAGGGCCCAGTCTGCAGCATTCCTTTCTTACAGACGTATCCCATGTGTGTGAGATGGAGGGAGGTCTACTCAGTCTTCTTAATGATTTCCATTCTGGGAAACTTCAGGCATTTG GCCAGGTTTGCTCCTTTGAGCAGCTGGAACGGGTACGTGAGATGCAGGAGCAGCTGGCTCGGCTCCACTTCAGTTTGGATGTTTGCGCAGAGGATTTGAGGGAGGAGACCCACGCAGAACAAAACTTAGAGCAGTTGCTGAGCAAT cTGGAAGAACTGAGTAACTCTAT ACAAAAATTGCACCTGGCAGAAAACCAGGAGACAACCTCCACCCCCAGTGATGAAGTGACAGAAAGCCTGCAGTAA